The genomic region ACTTCATACCCTCCATAGATAACCCTATGACCTgtgcaataagggcttcatcaaccaAGACCTTCCGACCATGGAGAACAATCGTTCCATCCTTCCAGTTCTGAGAAAAATAGTTCGTGACATCCTGATTACGCCCTTGTAACCTCTCAATGTAGGGAGTGAACCCCCCTTTCTCCAAAATCTATcatagcttcttttcattcttcaactGCACACAATTAGGCGgatcaattatttttctcacaccACCCATTCTATCTTGCTCTTTGTAAAACTCTGCATAGAATTTTCAGAGTGAAAGTTAGACTCCATAAAATGTTTAAAATCGCCCACAAAGCATGTGAAATAAGTTCACATTGATTCTCATGTCCTCTTTGGCCACCTGTCTCAAAAAGGAAGGTATCAATAACTTTAGAAACACTTGGAGTCATTATGGCACAATTTATCATTAAATTTACTCCCCTGACTTCGCTCGTGGAACAAATGCATAGAAAATTCCGAGTCCAACGTGTCACCTCGAGTCCAACTAAGTTGAGCCTTACACGTCACTTCTTTATTGGCAAGGAAGTTGGCcaccatattgtcttgtctgtataCATGAACAATAATGAatctatcaaaggttttaataatatctttttccttcttcatccatatATCAACATTCCAAGCCGGAGTAGATTTTTCGTTTTGGTAGTTGATAATATTCTTTGAGTCCCCCTCGACCCAAACAAGCTTAAAGTTGTATTGTTTAGCAATTTTTAAGCTATGATAGGTTCCTATAGCTTTTGTGACATTATTAGTCTATTTtccaagagggagagaaatagcatAAATGAAGTTGTCATAGTGATCCCGTATCACCCCTCCATGACCTGCTTGACTAGGGTTCCCCCTAGtcgcaccatcaaaattaattttcaccATCCTTGGGGTGGAAAGTTCCAACTAATGTTGTCCCTAAGATTGAccttaggtttgaccaaatgaagaAGATGACCAAAATCCCAATCCTAGACAACAttggcttcatactccttaaggatactgtttatggtaaaaatggaaacaacaatattgaaagcctaaatgaattcaaccacaaaaaccctagcctaacaacaacaaagatccaccataacatatgaagattacctaagacaaatgcaaatcaaataaaagcacaaagattataccatcacatgtccaatagggtttggatctccattcttcctatctccattgatcttgcttgatatatttgctctcagattttatgtgtgcacaagagctcaacaaagaatggaaatatggttgcaagtaggcttgatcacatgtgaaaattcgaaagcgtagttggggaGTCAgctaattagggttgataatgaaggaatcatctccttatataaaagacactataagaaatggagggataagattgagaggtgtaaatgaTAAATGGTCTgccaggattagagggtaggtagagggaataagaaaataatgagagggtaggtagtgtaggaattaagagatgaatgacccGTGTCATAAgtgaaaaaggctaatgaattaattaaataaataaagattcatttaattaatagaggaagtgggatcaattaaataaataagatatttatttaatttaggaaaagggctatttaaataaataaaagtatttatttaaatgagaaataaggctagaagaggataaatgaattaattaaataaataaagattcatttaattaatagaagaattaggcttaaaataattaaataaataaaggtatttatttaattagacaggacaattttaggtgtctacagatacaaCTTTGAAAAAGAACATTGGAGGTAATAGTCAAGAGATTATCAGAGATGGCtctagaaattttcttgaagacaatATCAAGAGGGAGATGGATATTCCTGAAGATACGATTATTAcgttctttccataaaccccacgCCATGTGAGGAAACACAAAGGACCATAGCTTCTTCAAGAGAAGATTTCTTGAGAGTGGGTTCCGTTGGTAAACTAACTTCTTTATGGCCCCAGAAGAGTCTAGCAAAGACTCCATTTCTAAAGTACCAGACCCCAAATCTCAGAAGTGTAAGAGCAGTGTAAAAACATATGATCAATAGATTCAACATCCCTCATACACAAGTAGCATCTATTTGGGATAGAAAATCCTCTCTTAACAAGATTGTCCGTtgttaagattttattaagaaagaggagccaaaaaaacatattgacCTTAGGAGAGAGGTCCTTGATCCACACCTTAGAACACCAAGAGACATGGGGTTCATTATAGCAATCCACAAAAGCAACAGAAAACTTCCCATTAGGAGTGAAtttccaaataagctcatcttccacACCATCCTCCAGACCAAAAGAATTTAGGGAAAGTTGCAAGTGAGTAAAAGAAGGATTAACAACAAAAAGATTCACCCAAttaccctccttccaatagtcagccaCCATTAAGCCAAAAGATGCCACATAAAGATCCCTTAAAGATCCCAATGTAGGATCAGAAGCAAGTGAGTGATTCCCgatccaacaatcatcccaaaaccGTATTCTTCTACCATTCCCCAACTTCCAATAGGCTCCCCAGCTAGCCACTTCCCCAACCTTGAGGGTATTGTTCCAAAGATGAGACCCAATGGGGATATGAGAAGAACTCAAAAAATCCTACAAAGACTGAACATTAGAGAGGTATTTATTGTGCCATAAGGTTTTGCAATCCTTTTTACAATCATAAGATCTCCACACCCGTTTAGCCAAAAGAGCATTGTTAAAAGTTTTAATGCTTCTAATTCGCAATCCACCATATCTCCTCGGCTTGCAGACATTCTCCCAAGCAACCAGAGGGATTCTTTTATTTTccaccccagaccaaaggaatcttttcTGAATTTTATCAATAATTTCAGCAAATTTAGAGGGAATCTTGAACAAACTGAGGGCATACACTGAGAGGTTCTAAAATGTAGCTTTCAGCAACTAAATTTTACTAGCCTGACTCAAAAGGGTGCCTTTCCACCTAGCCAACTTCCTATTAAATTGATCAATTAAAGAGATCTAAAAGGAATCAGAAGGTTTAGATCCCAGAGGGAGACCTAGGTAAGTAGAGGGGATCTTACCTATGAGGCAACCAAGAATGTTAGCAATCTTCATTTGACATTGCTCAAGAGTATTAATGAAGTAGATAAAACTCTTGGTTCTATTAATCATATGTCCAAAAGCCTTTTCATAAAGGCAGAGAATCGATCTAATGATTCTGGCTTCCCCAACAAAGGAGcttcccattaaaatggtatcatcaacaaattgttgatgagagcaaaTCAAATTGGCGAAGGACAACTTGAGGCCCTTCAAAGATCCTTCCACAACCTTTTTATGAATGAATCTTCCCAAAATTCATGCCATTATAGTGAACAAAATAGGCGATATAGGATCACCCTGCCTTAGTCCCCTTGAGGTTCTAAGAAAATGGGAGGGCGATCCATTGACAACAACTGCAGTTGAAGTGGTGGATATAAGATGCCAAATCAGACCGATGACCTTACCAGAGAAACCAAAAGCATGAAGAACTTTTTTTAAGAAgcaccaatccaccctatcattAGCCTTAGAAATGTCCAATTTCGGCAAAAATCCTTGAGACTTTGCCTCCATAAGTGAATGGATGTTTTCAGGAACAATGATGATAGAGTCAAGAATCTGTCTCCCTAGCATAAAgccattttgttgaggagaaatcaGAAGAGGAAGAATCTTTAGCATCCTCGACGTAAGGACCTTGGAGATAATTTTGTAGAAAGAATTGCACAAGCTAATAGGCCTAAAATCATCTGAAGAATCAGCCCCCTGCTTCTTACCAGGATGAGGACAATAAAAGTTACATTTAGTTCCTTCAGCATGGATCTAGATCCAAAAAACACTTTCacaatgttggtcctcacaactggaatagCAACTAGGTTATAAAAACTCAGTTCAgagattggacatccttactgaacaACTAACTCTcctgtagcaaaggctcatttattttatcgaccagggacgtaaacttgaaacggGCCAGCGctatatgtgcactaagttcaaatTGCAACAATTCTATCCTACTGCTGAAAAAGGAAATACTctgaaataaatatgcaaaaacatGATGAACTAATACTTTATCAAAACTTGCAACTGAAGGTAACTTAAGCAACTGCTACTGAATGATAATGTTCTGGCCAGCGGATAGGAACTACTCCGCCcgttgtggctgcaggaacaaacacatgaactatttccagtggctgcaggaacaattgaatgccaaaacaacaactattgcaagatggaaattaactgaaaaacataaagggactactcaccaagtgggcccccttgggtgagtatATCCAAAACTCTAGATAACAACTGATAAGCTCAAAATAATATTGTCTTCTTTTATTTCAAATTGACTGAAAATACACAATTCTGAAAAGCTGGATACTACAAATTCTATGATCGTTCCATCCCCCCATGAGAGGAGATAGAGAATTTTTATTTATAAGGAAACTTTATAACaaattcctaactgatcaacccacaTCCCATTGGAATAGGCGAACAAGGTTTATTACATTAAAGAAGAAGTCAGTGCAGGAAAACAGAACAACAACAATTGTCCTGCAATTGAGAAAATATAGCGCAACCTCCTTCCTGGATTTAAGCTCCACTCAGATCAATTATGAAGGTTCCACAAACCACTCTGTTAGAGAAGCGATCAAGTGGTTATAAATTCTTTTAATGCTACTTCATCTTGACTAGGTCTACATCCTAGCGGCATGCTGATGTTCCTCCTATCCGCCAGCTTAGTCTTTCTTTCATCTTggttgaccctgcatcatgatgttaATGTGCACAAAAACATGTGTAACTATTGATGTTAACATAATATAAATTAAACCATAttctaagattgatttagataattttCATAGATGGACCATTTAAAAATGATTAGATAACAACCTTATGTATATGATAAACCAATTCCAGAAATACTTAAAAGACATCAACCAAGAAAGTCTTCTGACCGAAATATACTCAGACACAAGACCTAAGCAAGGATTCtatgacaaaaatctatcaaaatagagccattatttcgGCTCATCACACAGCATTGGACACATATTTCTCCACAGCTTCCCAAAAGTGCTAAAAGAATAACATAGGAAAGTCGTCAGGGCCAGGAGCTTTACTGCCATCAAAAGAAAATACAGCACTCCTAATTTCCTCCTTTGAAGGAATGGCAGCCAAATTATGATTTTGGTTATTAGATAGGACTTTAGGTATGATATCAACCAAAATATTTTGAGCCTCTGGGTCTAATAAAGTATCTTGCTTCAGAAGATTAGTAAAGAACTCAACAGCAACTCCActtatttcatcctcattatcTATTCTTCTCACATTCTTCACAAGGTGGTCAATTCTATTTGCAGCCCTATGTTTAAGGGTAGAGATGTGGAAGAATCAGGTTTTTTTATCATCATCCTTAAGCCATAAGGATCTGGATCTCTACCTTCAAAAGGTCTCTTCCCAGGCTATAACTTTGTGGTATTTAGATAGAACCTCACTTTCCTTAGCATAATTATCattcacataaccttcattttggACTTTATCCTGGATCAGGCTCAACTCCTCCTGAAGAGCAGATTTTTGAACAAAGATGTACCCAAAGACTTCTCTATTCCACTTTTTAACCTTCTCCTTAATGTGCCTTAACTTTTTAGCAACCCAGAACATAGAAGAACCATCCACTTGAACATTCCACCAATATTTCACGCTATTAGAAAGGTTCGGGTGGGAAAGccatattttctcaaatctaaaaggaaacctCCTTCGCGGTCCATTCTTAGGCTCATCCATCAAACATATAGGAAAGTGATCATATCCGATTCTAATCATGGAATTCAAAGAACAGATATAATGCTGGATCCACTCAACTGAAATCAAGGCTCGATCAAGTCTAACTTGAATTAGCTCAGCTCCAACACAATGATTAGACCAAGTGAAGGAAACTCCAGATAAGTCCAAATAAATGAGACCCTGGCCATTGATGAAGTCAGCTAAGTCCTATTTGCTATCATTCTATATCTGGGATCCCCCAAATTTCTCAGATTCCATAagaggggtattaaaatcccccatCACCAACCAAGTAATGTTGAAATAATGGCTTCGAACAAAAGAGAGCTTTAGCCAAAATTCCCCCCTACAAACTTTATTATTGGGAGCACACACATTTGATCGGATCCACAAGAACCCATCCCTTGAATGTTTAAACAGAGTGGCCACATGGTTACAATCATGACATATAGGAGTGCCTTGAATGAAATGAGTATCCAAAGAGTAACAACCCCCCCAAAAGCCCCATCAGAGCTGCTCCGTTGAGATTAACAAAATTTAGAAAACTTAATTTTCTCCACTTTATCTTttgacattttagtttcttgaataagtaaaATATCCAGTCTATGATCCCTAGCAATATTACGGATTATGTCTTGGTTATGACTAATATTAAGACCTCTAATATTATGGGAAAATATATTCATTTCTTACCAGGAGAATTAAACAAACTATCATGGATCATTTTATGTGATCCATCTGTTATGTTCTGCATGCACTCCTGCTCTCTTTGCCACCTGTTAGATTGTCTCCCTGAACTTTGAGGTGGCCTGCAGTTTGCCTTCACTCTATTGCGAGTAGTAACTCTAGGTTTCTATTGTGACTTCTTTTTCCTCGACACTACCTTAGTATAGCTAATTTCTTCGTCAAATTCAATTCCCTCCAAACCCATTGAATCATCAACCTTCGTGGACTGCAAGGTGTCCAGAATAACAATATTCTAGTCCAAGTCAGTGAAGGTACAAATAGAATTTTGTGAAGAAGAGTCATCCTCAAGGATCTTCTTCAAATCGTTGAACCCAAGATTACCGAATGATGACCCAAGAACCGGAGAAGATTGTCATTCTTTGAAggtacattcttccatatccttgaaTCTACGGTGGTTTAGGGGTGAAAGTTATCCATCCTCCAATTCATCTACcaattccttttcttcttcatttatAGCCACCACATTCCCCTTAGCCATCTCTTCTTTATCCTGAACAGGGGTCTCCTCAGAAATAATCTTCTACTCCATATCCTTAACCTCAAGGTTTTGATCTTCATGGATACTCTCTTTATTGTCTTCCTCCTAATCTGTTTCTTTCACTTCACTATTCTAGCTTGGTTGAACATTATTTTCCTTATTGATTTCATGGCTCCCATCAGGCCCTTCCTGGTGTACAAtatcttccttcttgttttgaGCTTCTATGTCCACAAGTTTGGGTTTCCAGACAATAGGTCCTTTGTTGGAATCTTTCTTAGTATTCTGAGGGCATTTCGTTACCCAGTGGCCTGCCTTTTTGCACAAGAAACAGACGAAAGGTAATGATTCAAACTCAATAGTTTGAACTAACGTTCCCAATTTCGACACTAGTTCAACTGACGAAGGGAGATCCTTGGATCTAGACACCCCCACATAAATCCTAGCATAGACCATTCTTTTCCAGGCAGTTGTCATTGGATCAATGGATAGTAGTTCCCCAAACACTCCAACAATGCCCTTGAAAATATCTTCATGCCAATATTCCAGAGGAAGCCCCGATAATTTGACCCAAACAGGAATAGTTTCATAAAAGGCTTCAGACAAGTCCATATTCGGACTCCACTTCTTAAGGGGTAAGGAAGACCTCCCCATAATCCAAGGGCCACCATAGAGGATAGTCataatatcctctgtgcaagagaaCGCAAAGGAGTAAAAACCCCAAGGGAGAGCTGACACGTCAACTTGCCCTTTCATCTTCCACCTCCGACTAACAAAAATCCTCATCAAGTCAATGTTGGGTCTAGGCCCAAAGAACTTTCCAACAAGGGTGAGCGCCATGATAGCAATGTTGTGGTCAATCACCTGGTCAGGAATAGAAATAGCAACCTTACCGCTCACCTTATCACAAGTGATAGAGACAGGGGGAAAGGAAGACTTTCCAGTCAGCTTAACCTCGAATAAATTTGCCCAATGATTATTTGTGGCACCAACTAAAAAGGAACATTCTGTGGCCCCTGTGATAGGTTGGAAAACCCGAGAAACCCATGATGAAGACATATAATGAGGAACATCCACAGAGGAAACCCTCGATGGATGCCCGTCCCTTGGGTCCACCTGGAAACCCATTTTTGGGTCCCCACCATGTTCAGTTTTCGCATCTCCCTAGTTGTCCTTAGTGCCAGCAGATCTAGGGGATCTCGAGCCAGTTCCCTATGAACCTAGAAGGGATGCGCCAGGATCCGCAAAAGCATCGCTTGAAGCCCTACCCTAAGCAACTTGAAACCCTACCCTAAGTGCCATTGTTATTTGATCTTTTTTATATTGTGTTCTTGTTTGTTGTGCTTTCTTGCCACAAAAAAAAAGATGTTATATGTGCTAGAAAAGAAGTTATATGTGCTAAAATATATGTCAGATGCACAAAAATATCCGTCAAATGCGCTATAGGATCTATCATGTGTGAAAATAGAAGTTGTATGTGCTAATTTGCGTTTGAAAACTGTAGGCATGATTCCTGtgaaaaaaattagaaatgttGCAATTTTAGGGGTCGAGCCCCACGATGGGTACCAATTAATGTATGCCAAAAATGTGGTATCAGCCTGCAAGAGGGGAAAACatatcaaacatacacatgaaacattgcattagagttagaaattacaaaaacatgttagtgaaccaaaaactctcaaaatagttacatgctcctctatctctaaagatcctcaagattcaaggtggccctcacttggaagagcacttgatctcttggatgacaacctagagaatgagatttaaatgtatgattctaagatcaaaatggatgcaactaagatcctagtgaatgattttgatatgaaactagataatgatatggtgcaagatattgatatgaagctaaactaacatgaaaatgatattaagatgatattaagctagcatAGAAATGAATCTAACATGATAttactaacatgatatgcaaaacatgGTAAATCTAAGCTATGACACTACTAAATGATCTAACtattattatcaaagagaggctaaaaatgCTTGATTAAAttgagactataaattagatgcatggagactttgatgaattgaagaaggaatggactctatttataggaaaaatagagaaagggatagttgagattgagtaatcttaacaagggccaagattgaaagttatcaatccatgtgagggattcaatccaatctcaagttgacaaatgccaccttgagagggcttgagaggagatgtaagaggcattaaatgcttgaggagacatggtggttaccttaggaggtaaggttatggttgggTTAGTggatatccaatggataaagcctttacccaaggggtaaactcttgtgcaagggttaatatgataactagggtcaaagccatgaatgcttgatgagacccttgggttagatgagggttaagttagagagaaagtctttaaCCATGAGGagaggttgaattaaccattaatggttaataggactttgggggacaaatttgtaagtccttccaaatttgcggaactcaacaagttaacttgttgaagaaataaaa from Cryptomeria japonica chromosome 3, Sugi_1.0, whole genome shotgun sequence harbors:
- the LOC131033459 gene encoding uncharacterized protein LOC131033459 translates to MGFQVDPRDGHPSRVSSVDVPHYMSSSWVSRVFQPITGATECSFLVGATNNHWANLFEVKLTGKSSFPPVSITCDKVSGKVAISIPDQVIDHNIAIMALTLVGKFFGPRPNIDLMRIFVSRRWKMKGQVDVSALPWGFYSFAFSCTEDIMTILYGGPWIMGRSSLPLKKWSPNMDLSEAFYETIPVWVKLSGLPLEYWHEDIFKGIVGVFGELLSIDPMTTAWKRMVYARIYVGVSRSKDLPSSVELVSKLGTLVQTIEFESLPFVCFLCKKAGHWVTKCPQNTKKDSNKGPIVWKPKLVDIEAQNKKEDIVHQEGPDGSHEINKENNVQPS